tgcaccaaaaaatcGATCGTCACCCGTTCATGTCAGGTGGACCTTCACATAATTGGCGTCACAGACAGGATTCCAGTAGCCAGTGAGATTTTGCAGGTTTTGTGTAGTCTGTAACCTCTCGCAGACTGCATACACCAAAGCCAAATCTCACGCTCGATTGAGCACACAGGCTCCGGAATTGACTCAAAAGATTTTTCggtgcaaaagcaggggaaattgTTACTGTCACTTCTGTTACTGATTTTACTGGCACGGACATCGACACTGATACTTCTCCTGATCCTGATATTGATGCTGTTACTAATATTGATATTGATACTGTTGTTGTTGTATTTGAGTTGAATCTGAACCTGTTGTTGTTGTATTTGAGTTGAATCTAAACCTGTTACTGTTGTACTTGAGCTGAATTTGAACCTGTTGCTGTTTTttactgctgtattttttattttgtgtaccTGGACTGTCTAAAAGGGAAGGGGCAGATTTGAAGTAATTAAGCAATGCCTTTTAGACAGATATTGTCCCTTCACCTACACAGGGAGCGAGGGGCGGCCCAGCGAAGGCTGAGTGGCTTTTTCCCTGTTCTAGGTTTCTGGTCCCctcacaaagaaaatatttgtgtgtgtgtgagtgtgtgtatCTAGACtgtctggaaaggaagggacAATCTGAAGCAATTAAAACAGTGCCTTCCAGACAGATTTGGTTTCTTCAGCTTTCTAGGGAGACAGAGTGGAACAAAAAGTCTGTATAACTTGAGTTAGCAAATTAGCTCCCTGGTATAGTCCTAGTCCCTTCACACAAAATGAGTGAAAATCTCGAtcctaaagcaaaagctgaTTTTTACACGTTGCTTGCCAAACACAATGCCAAACCGTCATCTGGTGGAGAAAATTGGGCAGAGAACATTtggtttaatttggaaaatatCATTGATAGAATatgttctctgcaacatgaatcaaaattcaaaatgggtaaaaataaaagcattcttTGCTCAGTTCTCGGAGCATGTCTTACTGCAGCCATAGAAAACCGCTGTAAATGGAGAACTGAAGAAATGGTAATTATAGATTCCCTTCAAAATTTGGTtgaaattttgcaaaaacagttaaatgaggacagaaatgaaatttataAGCTGTGAGCTGCCCTTAGGGAAGAACACACCAAAACCATACACAAAATCAACTCCtctgcagaggaggaagaaaaggtaaCACCTTCCATTAAAAAGATTTATCCTTACAAAGAAATTgaggcagcaaaacaaaactatccTTACAAGGAATCTGAGACAGTtaaaaattgtggggaaaattgTTGTCCTCATTTGAGaccttttattaaaactgaataCAATTACATTAATGATGAAGACATGGATCCCCACataacaaccaaacaaacaccattcagtGCTACCGAATTAGCTAAACTAAAAAAGGAATTCGGTCGCCTCCCCCACGAATCAGAAACGGAATATGTGTTCCATGTGTCCCTCACTGGCGGAGACCAGATTAAGTTAACTGAACAAGAGGCCAGTGGTTACTGGGGACATGGTGTTTTCCTAACAACAGGAGATAAGCGTGATGCCTGGTCTCTAACACAACGTGCAGCCTATTGGGCTGGGGGAATAAATCCCCTGGAAAGGGGTGATCCCTTAGCAATTGCCACTACCCCTGACCAAATCCTAGAAAGTGTACAAAAAGCTGCATGTTTGCAAATGATTcatgagaaaaaattaattcgTGGTTTTGAATCCCCAATGCAATTGCCTGTGAAGCCTGAAATTATGACCCCTTTAATTCGTGGGCTTTCAGAAACATTGAAATCAACAGCAATCACTATTCAAAAAACAGTTATGGCTCTAAGCCCAATAGATAGACTAGAAAGATTTCTTAACAACTCCACTGATCAGTCTGAGTCTGCCCCATCACCCTATACACCAACATAGACCCCCACAACACCATCTGACACATCTAGCAGCAGCCGCAAAATTTGGACATGGAGTGAGGTAGCAGTTGATTTAATAAACTATTGCAGACAGTATGGGCCTGTAAAAACCCtagaagaaaaatcagaaaaagcaaaaggtgTCCGGTTTATGGGAACCCCTaacactgaaaacacagaaccagGGAAACAGATTTCCAACAGACAACGCTGGTGGATGCTGGGAATAAAGAAGGGGGTTCCCCGGGACATAATGGATGGTCTACCActtgaaaaattgcagaaaataatAACTAACTGGaattttagaaaaacaaatacCCAGCCCAGTGCCCCGATCCCCCTCCCTCACCAGAAACTAACAAATACTCCTACCAATACACAGTTCAGTACACAAAATACATCACAGTCTTTCACACAGAACACAGGCAATGAGCCAAAGTTAACCCTTCCCCAGTTTCTCCCTCGTAAcctgggcagtgaggctgcGTCTCAGCCCCTCCCGCAGAACACAGCCAGTGACCCAAAATTAACTCTttctcagtttctttcacagaacttgGACAGTGAAACCCTGGCTGCGTGTCTCCTGAAAAGCACCAGCAGTAAGCCGGAAGTAACTCTTTCGCAACTTCTTTCACAGAGCCTAAGCAACATAACTGCCCACCCGCCCgtaccccaaaacacaaacagtgAATCTTCACCAACAGAGCTTTCGGGAAACTAATATCTCCACTGTTTACAGGTGAGCGAAGGGGTGGAGGTTGGGTTTACTTACGAATgctcacaaaaaataaaccaggaGACATGTTAATTACAGCAATCATGGGCCCCAAAAAAGCTCTGGTAACATAAATTGTTGATACGGGAGCCCAGATCTCCGCACTTACACATAGAGATGCTCAGAAGTGTGGAGTTGTTCCAACAATAAGGCAATGCTGCGTTCTTAATGCTTTAGGAACCATAGAACCAATGAATGTTGCTCTGGTCAAAGTAACactccctggagaagaaaatcaattggTTGTCAAAATGGTAATTGGGGACATCCCGAATAATCTGCTAGGGATGGATGTCCTTGCAGGAAGGCAGTGGGAAGACACTGAGGGTTTTCTGTGGTCTTTTGGCACTCTGCCACTTAACATTAGGCTGCTTCAGACCGCACCTGCACTGCCTTACAGTAAAATAATCAATGTGAAACAGTATCCCTTGCCTTCTGAAGCTAGAGAAGGCATCAAACCAGTTATTCAGGATTTGCGTGATCAAGGAATAATAATTAACACACACTCCCCATACAATTCACCCGTGTGGCCAGTCCAAAAGCCCAACACGAAGTAGAGATTTACGATTGATTACCGTAGGCTCAATGCCAACACTGACCCTCtgactgcagcagtgccaaattTAGCTGAACTAATAACATCAATACAAGAAAAAGCTCACACAATCATGGCTACCATAGATGTCAAAGACATGTTCTTCATGATACCTATACAGGCAGAGGACATGGATCGCTTTGCATTCACATGGGAGGGACAACAGTACACATTCACCAGACTCCCTCAGGGATAAAAACACTCTCCAACACTAGCACACCATGCTTTAGATaaggaattagaaaaaatacctAAACCTGACACTGCAGCTGTGTACCAATACATTGATGACATTTTGGTGGGAGGAGAGTAAATTAAAGAAGTGGGGGATCTCCAGCAGAATATAATCTCTCATCTGGAGAGCCTTGATTTAAAGATTCCTTCAGAGAAATATCAAAAGCCTTGTCAGGAAGTAAAATTTCTAGGAATTTGGTGGCGATCTGGTAGCACATGCATTGCACCTGACACTTTAACTTCTttagagcaaataaaaatgcccgaaaacaaaaaagacctcCAGCAAGCCTTAGGACTGTTAGTATTCTGGAGGAAACATATCCCAGATTTCTCAGTCATTGCTAGGCCCCTTTACAAGTTACTAAGGAAAGGAGTCAAATGAGACTGGActccttctcaggaggaagtATTACAATTGCTGATTTTTGAAGCCACAGCACATCAGGCATTGGGGCCCATTCATCCTAAAGACCCTTTCCAAGTGGAATGGGGATTTGCCTCCTCAGGACTATCAATACACATCTGGCAGCGAGGTCCTGAGGGTCCAAcgaggcctgtcagcttcttTTCCCGTGGTTTTAAAGATGCTGAAAAAAGACACACTACCTGGAAAAAGGATTGTTTGTTGTTAGCTTAGCTCTCATTGAAGTAGAAAAAATCACACGGCAATAAGCTATCATCTTGAGAGGTCCCTTCAAGGTAATTAAAGCTGTCACAAATGGGACCCCTCCACCTGGCGGCATAGCCCAAATGTTGTCAGTCAGGAAATGATATGCTCAGATAGAGAACTACTGCAATAGCTTTTCTGTTACAGAAGGTGCTGCAAAATTCTTGGCAATACAAGACACTGAGAGCCTGGATAGTAGTCAAGACAAACCTGTTTCTGTAATAAAAGTAGCACCACCATTCTCACCTGAAATAGCAGCAAACTGTTGGTTTACAGATGCTTCTtcaaagcaggaaggaaagattTGGAAATATAAGGCGGCTGCTTTACATATTTCATCTGGtgaaaaaaatcatcacagAAGGGGAGGGCAGCGCTCAGGTAGGAGAACTCATAGCTCTCTGGAGTGTTTTCCAGCGTGAGGCACAAAACACTTCTCCCGTTTACatctacactgattcatatgCAGTATACAGAGGCTGCACTGAGTGGCTCCCTTTCTGGCAACAGAATGGCTGGGAAGTTAACGGAATcccagtgtggcagaaagataaatGCAAAGAAATCCTAGAAATCACCAGTAAAGGAAACTTTCTGGTTGGTTGGGTAGCTTCTCATCAAACAGATGGGAATCAAGCAGGTGAATGGAACAACAGAGTTGATGAACTAGCAAGGCTTAGCCCcctgaaaaaagaaactatttcagaGGATTGGAATCAACTGTTAGAATGGTTACATGTAAAAAGAGCACACAGGTGCAAAAGATCTGTACGAGGAAACACACGCCCGCGGCTGGCCAGTCACCAGGGAAATGTGTAAAACATGCATATCGGCCTGCGAACAGTGCCGCAAGTGACTGGAAAGGCATCCTTTAGAGGATGATCCTCTGCATTTGAGGAAAGGTAAAGGCTTGTGGGATGTGTGGCAGGTAGATTATATTGGTCCTTTTAAGAAGTCAGGAGGTAAACATTTTGTGTTGGTAGGAGTGGAAATTGTATCTGGGTTGGTACaagctgatgcttttaaaagggcCACAGGTGATAATACAGTTAAAGCTTTGCAGGGGTGGTTTGGAACTTTTCCAAAGCTGCAAGAAATTCAGTCTGACAACGGGTCTCACTTTACTGCTAAAGTGGTAGAGGATTGGGCCAGAGCCAAAGGCATAAAGTGGACTTTTCATACTCCTTACTACCCTCAGGCTAACGGGATCGTGGAAAGGACAAATGGCCTTTTAAAGCGGTTCCTTATGCCCCAGAAAGCAAACTGGGACTGTTGACTGAGGGAGGCTGTTAAGGTGTAAATGGCAGGTGGGGGGTGAACGGCTGCCCCAAAGTTACTGCCTTTTACCCCACACCTCCAAGCATCATCCCTTCACTGGAAGGTCCTGACGATGCAAACAATCCATCACATTACCCTGGACAACCTGTCTTAGTGGACCTCCCCACGTTGGGCGAGGTACCACTTGTGCTGAAAACCCCTCTGAATAAATATGCATGGGTAGCCTCTGACGCTCTTGGAAAAGAGCACTGTATACACACACGCTGGATAATCCCCTCATTTTAAActcctttctgcctctcagtggcatgattttttgttgttcttgcttttacaGGAGAACCCCGAGGGACATGAGAATCATCTGAAATATGATAGCCTTGCTAATACTTTTCTGCATATTACCACAATTTCATGGACAACCTCCtggtgagcagctgtggcccGAAGCCATCATTCAGCACACCAATGTTCTTGGAACCTATCCCAAGGGCCGTTACCCGAGCCTGGCAACCCTAGTGCTGCATGACTCCAAGGTGTACCACCCGAATGAGTGGAGATGGGACCAGAATGAGTTGATGAGAACCGTGACAGATGGGAACAGttggtgagtgaattttggtaACATGCAGAAAGGTGGAAGGAACTCTCCATGAAAATGCCACCTCCACCAGAATTGCAGGAAATTTTATGGAAACAGGTGGAAGGAATCATCTGGACATCCCTTCAGCAAAATTATGTCCCATGAAGAAATGGGgaagtttcaaaataaaaagtccCCTCGCTCTGTGTTGCCGCCAGGAACATATTGGTAGTTATGCTTTAGGTCTCAAAACTAACAATCTTGCAATTACAAGAGATTGTAATGATGCATCACTTGATTGGTGGTACAGTTTAACTTTGCTCAAACGCACTTACGTGACATGTCGTTGGCAGAATGACACAGCTAGTCCATTAGGACTAAGAGGCTTGGTTTACACATTCAAGATAAACACTGTACCAAAACTCACACCAAGTGCTGTAATTACGCTCTCTCAGACGCAAGGTGTGAAGCCCTTCTCTAATACATCTCAAAGGGCAGACACTGTAAGGCCTGCACTGAGCACGGTAAACACAGCAATCACACCCCAATTGGCAGAGGCAACAGGAGGCCCCTTTACATGGCCCTGGTCTCAAGCCTTCCTGCAATTTATCGGATCTATGGGAGATGTCATGCGTCTAAACTTACTAACAGTAGTTACACATGAAGACAAGTCGTATACTTGACAAGaatgggagaaacagaaaacc
The genomic region above belongs to Zonotrichia albicollis isolate bZonAlb1 chromosome 8, bZonAlb1.hap1, whole genome shotgun sequence and contains:
- the LOC141729977 gene encoding uncharacterized protein LOC141729977 — translated: MTSRSPLWLKSCGLSCGRSAWLPLWMPRPFIKTEYNYINDEDMDPHITTKQTPFSATELAKLKKEFGRLPHESETEYVFHVSLTGGDQIKLTEQEASGYWGHGVFLTTGDKRDAWSLTQRAAYWAGGINPLERGDPLAIATTPDQILESVQKAACLQMIHEKKLIRGFESPMQLPVKPEIMTPLIRGLSETLKSTAITIQKTVMALSPIDRLERFLNNSTDQSDSSRKIWTWSEVAVDLINYCRQYGPTESESKAEAE